A stretch of Antennarius striatus isolate MH-2024 chromosome 6, ASM4005453v1, whole genome shotgun sequence DNA encodes these proteins:
- the LOC137596630 gene encoding extracellular calcium-sensing receptor-like: MDGDFVIGGVFPIHLYKHTLRYNYTTVPEPLKCTGSIDSRHLRFSRAMIFAIEEINNSTELLPGIKLGYQIHDSCTFAPVTVSVAFQLSNRLDQAFHTGDNCSQSGMVVGVVGDSGSTLSMSMSRIIGPFNLPQVSYFSTCACLSDKTEYPNFFRTIPSDQFQADALAKLVKHFGWTWIGSVRSDSDYGNNGMASFLLTAQKEGICVEYSESFHRTHPRIKIQRVANVIRRSTATVVVAFITSAELRLLLEELSLEASPPRQWVGTEAWVTNQDMLRFKSCAGAIGFGIEQSVIPGFREFLLDLSPTKVASSPVLTEYWEDTFSCRLGKSAATGESMCDGSESIEALDNPYTDTSQLRITNMVYKAVYALAHALHKTLCQDKNSAFQCDKDNKISPKEVLTHLKNVSFVQNGYGVSFDANGDPVAKYELVNWQKSQSGNIEMVTVGYYDASFPVGQEFQINRKLVFMDGVNEVLKSVCSDRCPPGTWKVLQKQKPVCCYDCIPCPEGKISNVTDAPDCLPCPLEYWPNAERDTCFLKSVEFLSYDEVLGIILAAFSVGGACLTIMTAVVFFQHRTSPIVRANNSELSFLLLFSLTLCFLSSLTFIGAPSDWSCMLRHTAFGITFVLCISCVLGKTIVVLMAFKATFPGNNVTKWFGPTQQRMTVASVTFIQVLICTIWLVVSPPFPIKNLTINKKKIILECALGSAIGFWAVLGYIGLLAVFCLVFAILARNLPDSFNEAKLITFSMLIFCAVWITFIPAYISSPGKFTVAVEIFAILASSFGLIFCIFTPKCFIILFKPEKNTKKHLMNKNES; the protein is encoded by the exons ATGGATGGAGACTTTGTGATTGGGGGTGTTTTCCCCATACACCTCTACAAACACACCCTGAGATATAACTACACCACTGTACCTGAGCCATTAAAGTGTACTGGGAG CATTGACTCCCGTCATCTGCGTTTCTCACGTGCTATGATCTTTGCTATTGAGGAGATTAACAACAGTACAGAGCTTCTACCGGGTATCAAACTTGGTTATCAGATCCATGACTCCTGCACCTTTGCGCCAGTAACAGTGAGTGTGGCATTTCAGCTTTCAAATAGACTGGATCAGGCATTTCATACTGGAGATAACTGCTCTCAGTCTGGTATGGTGGTGGGTGTTGTTGGTGATTCTGGATCTACGCTATCTATGAGCATGTCACGCATTATCGGGCCATTTAACCTACCTCAA GTGAGCTATTTTTCCacttgtgcgtgtttgtctgatAAGACAGAGTACCCAAATTTCTTCAGAACAATTCCAAGTGACCAGTTCCAGGCTGACGCACTGGCCAagcttgtaaaacattttggcTGGACATGGATAGGTTCAGTTCGATCAGATTCTGACTATGGCAACAATGGCATGGCATCTTTCCTGCTCACGGCACAGAAGGAGGGGATCTGTGTGGAATACTCTGAGTCTTTCCATCGGACACACCCACGCATCAAGATCCAGAGAGTAGCCAATGTTATCCGCAG ATCAACAGCTACTGTTGTTGTTGCATTTATTACTTCTGCAGAACTGAGACTCCTTCTAGAGGAGCTGTCGCTTGAGGCCTCTCCACCCCGCCAGTGGGTAGGCACTGAGGCCTGGGTCACCAACCAGGACATGCTGAGGTTCAAGTCCTGTGCCGGAGCTATTGGATTTGGAATTGAGCAGTCAGTCATCCCAGGTTTTAGAGAATTCTTGCTGGATCTGTCTCCCACAAAAGTGGCTTCTTCCCCGGTGCTGACTGAGTACTGGGAGGATACATTCAGCTGCAGACTGGGAAAAT CTGCCGCCACAGGCGAGAGTATGTGTGACGGAAGTGAATCCATAGAGGCACTCGATAACCCATACACTGACACATCTCAACTCCGAATCACCAACATGGTGTATAAGGCAGTTTATGCATTAGCACATGCCCTTCATAAAACTTTGTGCCAGGACAAAAATTCTGCATTTCAGTGCgacaaagacaacaaaataTCGCCCAAAGAG GTCCTTActcatttgaaaaatgtcagttttgtaCAAAATGGGTATGGTGTATCATTTGATGCAAATGGAGATCCTGTGGCCAAATATGAGCTGGTCAACTGGCAAAAAAGTCAGAGTGGCAACATTGAGATGGTGACAGTAGGATACTATGATGCATCGTTTCCAGTGGGTCAGGAGTTCCAAATTAACAGGAAACTCGTGTTCATGGATGGTGTCAATGAA GTCCTGAAGTCAGTGTGTAGTGACAGATGTCCTCCAGGAACTTGGAAAGTGTTGCAGAAACAAAAACCTGTCTGCTGCTATGACTGCATACCATGTCCTGAGGGGAAGATTAGCAATGTTACAG ATGCTCCCGATTGTCTCCCATGCCCCCTGGAGTACTGGCCTAATGCAGAAAGAGATACATGTTTTCTTAAGTCTGTGGAGTTTCTTTCATATGACGAGGTCTTAGGAATCATCCTAGCAGCATTCTCAGTTGGTGGTGCCTGTCTCACCATTATGACTGCAGTTGTGTTCTTTCAACATAGAACATCCCCAATTGTCAGGGCCAACAACTCTGAGCTgagcttcctgctgctcttctccctgACTCTATGTTTCTTGAGTTCATTGACATTCATTGGAGCTCCCTCTGACTGGTCCTGCATGCTGCGCCACACAGCCTTTGGAATCACGTTTGTGCTCTGCATCTCTTGTGTTTTAGGGAAAACAATTGTAGTGTTAATGGCCTTCAAGGCCACCTTCCCAGGAAACAATGTCACGAAATGGTTTGGTCCAACACAGCAGAGAATGACTGTCGCCTCTGTCACATTCATACAAGTATTAATATGTACCATTTGGTTGGTTGTTAGTCCCCCGTTTCCGATCAAAAACTTAaccataaataagaaaaaaatcattcttgAGTGTGCTTTAGGATCAGCCATTGGATTCTGGGCTGTACTCGGGTACATTGGCCTTCTTGCTGTCTTTTGTTTGGTGTTTGCTATCCTAGCTCGGAACCTACCTGACAGTTTTAATGAAGCCAAACTCATAACCTTCAGCATGTTGATATTCTGTGCAGTCTGGATCACCTTTATCCCAGCATATATCAGCTCTCCTGGGAAGTTTACCGTGGCCGTAGAGATATTTGCCATTCTGGCCTCCAGTTTTGGATTAATATTCTGCATTTTCACTCCAAAATGTTTCATCATATTGTTTAAGCCAGagaaaaacaccaagaaacatttaatgaacaaaaatgaatccTAA